One Penicillium oxalicum strain HP7-1 chromosome III, whole genome shotgun sequence genomic region harbors:
- a CDS encoding GTPase Obg, whose protein sequence is MAGPRAGLSPLLRSGLTVPSRNCYARSFLQTRMVLGCRRWQSTTTERTRSKDDAASADQPADLSHLNPEPEDYSRFIFQDKCHVTAYAGAGGNGCVSYLREKYIEEGPPNGGDGGSGGGIYIQAVEGLTSLHKLARRGIIKAGRGKNGQGKSKGGKRGDDVLLQVPVGTVVREVDRHDPVAEEIARVRKAKAAPVDEDEVEFTPIRYDRWMLHPGANPADFLTVKFPRLKPRRQAIAAMEPKAPIYLDLDQPMDKPILLAAGGAGGLGNPHFVTRSMGRPKFASRGEGGTKLELDFELKLLADVGLVGKPNAGKSTLLRSLTNSRTRIGNWEFTTLSPHIGTVIIDDNKGRPLVDSHKTARRTHFTIADIPGLVEGAHLDRGLGLGFLRHIDRAGILAFVLDLSNGDPVEELQKLWHELAEYERLRSLGPEPAAEDESGVVDWDPSHPGLPELDRPRKRKFELGSFDDQGSGQALNYQSSGTLPPLTMPPLYTKPWFVVATKADIESTQERYHALQKYLTDVEQGAVDHPSGIENGWKEKLTAVPVSAINGQGVSRIPKLVMQYLA, encoded by the coding sequence ATGGCAGGCCCCAGAGCTGGTCTCAGTCCGCTCCTTCGATCGGGGCTCACTGTCCCCTCAAGGAACTGCTATGCGAGAAGCTTCCTCCAAACACGCATGGTACTGGGATGTCGGAGATGGCAAAGCACAACCACCGAGCGCACACGATCCAAAGACGACGCAGCTTCGGCTGATCAACCAGCCGATCTATCGCATCTAAACCCAGAACCGGAAGACTACTCGCGATTTATCTTTCAAGACAAATGCCACGTTACAGCGTATGCCGGCGCCGGTGGCAACGGATGCGTCTCATATCTGCGAGAGAAATACATTGAGGAAGGACCTCCAAatggcggtgatggtggtaGCGGAGGTGGCATCTACATACAAGCTGTCGAGGGGTTGACCAGCCTGCACAAGCTCGCACGAAGGGGAATCATCAAGGCTGGCCGAGGAAAGAATGGACAGGGCAAAAGtaagggaggaaagagaggtgACGACGTACTTCTCCAGGTGCCTGTTGGGACAGTTGTCCGCGAAGTTGATCGCCACGATCCAGTCGCAGAAGAAATCGCTCGCGTGCGGAAAGCCAAAGCTGCCCcagttgatgaagatgaagtcgAGTTTACACCTATTCGATATGACCGCTGGATGCTTCATCCAGGTGCCAACCCGGCCGATTTCTTGACGGTCAAGTTCCCGCGACTCAAGCCACGAAGACAAGCTATCGCCGCTATGGAACCAAAAGCGCCCATCTatcttgatcttgaccaaCCCATGGATAAGCCCATACTACTAGCCGCAGGTGGTGCTGGTGGGTTAGGCAATCCTCACTTCGTCACCCGCTCGATGGGTCGACCCAAATTTGCTTCACGCGGCGAGGGTGGCACAAAGCTTGAACTCGACTTCGAACTGAAGTTGCTCGCGGATGTCGGATTGGTCGGCAAACCTAACGCTGGGAAAAGCACCCTGCTACGTTCTTTGACCAACAGTCGTACCCGTATTGGCAACTGGGAGTTTACCACACTCTCTCCTCACATTGGAACTGTGATCATTGATGACAACAAGGGTCGTCCCCTGGTTGACTCACATAAGACAGCTCGCCGAACCCATTTCACTATCGCTGATATCCCTGGCCTGGTAGAGGGTGCTCATCTTGACCGGGGACTTGGACTTGGGTTCCTCCGTCATATCGACCGGGCTGGTATCCTGGCGTTTGTGCTCGATCTCAGCAATGGTGATCCCGTTGAGGAACTACAGAAGCTCTGGCATGAGCTTGCAGAGTATGAGCGCCTGAGGAGTCTTGGCCCTGAGCCTGCTGCGGAAGATGAGTCTGGTGTCGTTGATTGGGACCCATCTCATCCGGGGCTTCCTGAGCTCGATCGGCCGCGCAAGCGAAAGTTTGAACTGGGATCCTTTGATGACCAGGGATCCGGACAGGCTCTCAACTACCAATCCTCAGGCACTCTACCTCCACTTACCATGCCACCCCTCTATACGAAACCGTGGTTCGTTGTCGCCACCAAGGCTGATATCGAAAGTACACAGGAAAGATACCATGCCCTGCAGAAATATCTAACTGATGTGGAGCAAGGCGCAGTGGACCATCCGTCTGGTATTGAAAATGGCTGGAAAGAGAAGCTGACCGCTGTACCGGTTAGTGCCATCAATGGCCAAGGAGTCTCTCGAATTCCGAAGCTGGTGATGCAATATCTGGCATAA